In Vigna angularis cultivar LongXiaoDou No.4 chromosome 8, ASM1680809v1, whole genome shotgun sequence, one DNA window encodes the following:
- the LOC128193794 gene encoding uncharacterized protein LOC128193794, which yields MVLPFMRVTIDEVRDPQAQVPVPTPEINFVGEAIGTFIAWPRALIMSHIATPQFTRPQKQPIHDTVIHEDDDMAEAEDDPISKLVTKLPRLKKASLQLYWDLRVFGLPPHVPVYITFSDALEVIEGDRMLNISIIQLWCMYMDTIVVDQGRSSMYGFVEPQTIQPSGNTLQNRQHYLQTWMDESKRDIYLVPYIDGYVFLYVVSLLL from the exons ATGGTGTTGCCATTCATGCGTGTGaccattgacgaggttcgggatccccaggctcaggtgcctgtacccactccagaaattaactttgtgggggaggccataggaacatttattgcctggcctagagcattgatcatgtcccacatcgcgactccacag ttcacacgtcctcagaagcagccaattcatgatacagtcatacatgaagatgatgacatggctgaagcagaGGATGATCCTATATCAAAGTTAGTGACAAAATTACCCAGATTGAAGAAAGCATCATTAcaactatactgggatttgagggtatttggtcttcccccacatgtgccagtttatatcacattttctgatgcattggaggtgattgagggagacaggatgttgaatatttccatcattcagctgtggtgcat gtacatggacacaatcgttgtagaccaaggtcggtcttccatgtacggatttgttgaacctcagaccattcaaccgtctggtaacacacttcaaaacagacaacattatttgcaaacgtGGATGGATGAGTCCAAAAGAGacatataccttgtgccatacattgacgGGTACGTGTTTTTATATGTGgtcagtttattattatag
- the LOC128193665 gene encoding uncharacterized protein LOC128193665: MVIIPKQCKIIWFCSLHRKMKNDLRTMLQGVIGKSRGQLVQILYPKCNQQVDSWECGFYVMCWIKTIIRAVITDDWNERFKTTSPITEDTINQIRQEWTAYLLQRWS, translated from the exons atggttatcattcccaaacaatgtaaaattatatggttttgttcgttgcacaggaagatgaaaaatgacttgagaaccatgcttcaagg agttattggtaaatctcgtggtcaattggttcaaattttgtatccaaag tgtaaccagcaggtagattcatgggaatgtggcttctatgtgatgtgttggattaagaccatcattcgagctgtcattacagatgactggaatgag cgcttcaagactACATCGCCTATTAcagaggacacaattaaccagataaggcaggagtggaccgcttatcttctacaaagatggagttag
- the LOC108344674 gene encoding uncharacterized protein LOC108344674, with amino-acid sequence MQEDSGSGLFRHSSKDGIWLPVIKALPRSVVVLLFPVVVIIGVLAYTRVIDTPPTLSGISSTKSSLSTTRTFKIPFSVQRETPLNCNVYNLTRTCPTNQNPIKEDDQSRPSGATCPQFFRWIEEDLRPWAYTGITQEMVERAKATANFKLVILKGRAYLETYQKSFQTRDVFTLWGILQLLRRYPGKVPDLELMFDCVDWPVVLANQYSGPVPQQPPPLFRYCGNDNTLDIVFPDWSFWGWAEVNIKPWEILLGELKEGNERIPWLNREPYAYWKGNPSVAETREDLMKCNVSQNQDWNARLYAQDWKRESEEGFKKSELASQCTHRYKVYIEGSAWSVSEKYILACDSTTLLVKPHYYDFFTRGLIPGHHYWPIKEDDKCRSIKFAVDWGNSHNQRAHQIGKAASEFIQEELKMDFVYDYMFHLLNAYAKLFTYKPSISGNATELCVESMVCGAEGLEKKFMMESLVKGPADTDPCTMPAPFDPPSLYEQLHRKKSSIQLVESWERSYWENQNITS; translated from the exons ATGCAAGAGGACAGTGGATCGGGGCTTTTTCGTCATTCAAGTAAGGATGGAATCTGGTTGCCGGTCATAAAAGCTCTGCCGCGATCCGTGGTGGTTCTCCTCTTCCCCGTCGTGGTCATCATCGGCGTGTTGGCTTACACGCGCGTGATTGACACACCA CCTACACTTTCTGGAATTTCATCTACCAAATCTTCATTAAGCACCACACGTACCTTCAAAATCCCTTTCAGTGTTCAAAGAGAGACTCCATTGAACTGCAATGTATACAACCTCACAAGAACATGCCCCACCAATCAAAACCCAATCAAAGAGGATGATCAGAGCCGTCCATCCGGTGCCACGTGTCCACAGTTCTTCCGTTGGATCGAGGAGGACCTGAGACCGTGGGCCTACACAGGCATAACACAAGAGATGGTGGAGAGGGCAAAGGCAACAGCAAACTTCAAGTTGGTGATATTGAAGGGTAGGGCTTATTTGGAGACCTACCAAAAGTCCTTCCAAACAAGGGATGTCTTTACATTATGGGGCATTTTGCAGTTGTTAAGGAGGTACCCTGGAAAAGTTCCTGATTTGGAACTCATGTTTGATTGTGTGGATTGGCCTGTGGTTTTGGCTAATCAGTACAGTGGTCCTGTTCCTCAGCAGCCACCACCATTGTTTCGATACTGTGGAAATGATAATACCTTGGACATTGTCTTCCCTGATTGGTCTTTCTGGGGATG GGCTGAGGTTAATATAAAGCCATGGGAGATTTTGTTGGGAGAGTTGAAAGAAGGGAACGAGAGAATACCATGGCTCAACAGAGAGCCTTATGCATACTGGAAAGGTAATCCATCTGTTGCAGAAACCAGAGAAGACCTCATGAAATGCAATGTTTCTCAAAATCAAGATTGGAATGCTCGTTTATATGCTCAG GATTGGAAACGAGAATCAGAAGAAGGGTTTAAGAAATCAGAATTGGCAAGCCAATGCACTCATAG ATACAAGGTGTACATTGAAGGTTCTGCTTGGTCAGTGAGTGAAAAATATATCCTGGCATGTGACTCCACCACTCTACTTGTGAAGCCACATTACTATGATTTTTTCACAAGAGGACTCATACCAGGGCACCACTATTGGCCCATAAAGGAAGATGACAAGTGCAGGTCCATTAAGTTTGCTGTAGATTGGGGGAACAGTCACAATCAAAGG GCACATCAAATTGGAAAGGCAGCAAGTGAATTCattcaagaagagttgaagATGGATTTTGTGTATGATTACATGTTTCATCTTCTGAATGCATATGCTAAACTGTTCACATACAAACCCTCCATTAGTGGTAATGCTACTGAGCTGTGTGTGGAGTCAATGGTATGTGGAGCAGAAGGgttggaaaagaaatttatgaTGGAATCATTGGTGAAGGGTCCAGCAGACACCGACCCTTGCACCATGCCTGCCCCTTTTGATCCTCCATCTTTGTACGAACAATTACACAGAAAGAAAAGTTCAATTCAACTAGTTGAATCATGGGAGAGAAGTTACTGGGAGAATCAAAACATAACATCTTAG